From the Lolium rigidum isolate FL_2022 chromosome 2, APGP_CSIRO_Lrig_0.1, whole genome shotgun sequence genome, one window contains:
- the LOC124689138 gene encoding zinc finger CCCH domain-containing protein 45-like: protein MASLRAYGPHGNASWRRLPARDVWTFSPAALSSAASTGGICTFASTAAASPPPSAGPSARPPQIPPCASPLSPAPHRPAAQPPSFHYKPPDHLLLLLPHRRTAEQHPSRPTKRPLLTDASSPFQRGLLMEFDDSDLVFDFEADLQDAGSDSSVVVGAASASNASLDPAAAGQHHDQGPVRRTVCKYWLKGLCMKGQSCGYLHQYDLDRMPVCHFFRADGYCDKLDCIFKHNAEDAKECTMYNMGFCPNGPCCRLRHVKKPGPPPPADEVVKKLQQMNPRNYGSSSATYQARNNNSNQPEKESQNLAANATPVVKQPAAHHAQTENPQHVPPPHTQEQQQHAQVQGVPNGSSDQATITASPLLQGQSRHSVVKSCNQENLEISVQQGVWAFQKGVMMSF, encoded by the exons ATGGCCTCGCTACGGGCCTACGGCCCACATGGAAACGCTAGCTGGAGACGTTTGCCTGCGCGGGACGTTTGGACGTTTTCGCCGGCAGCGCTCTCTTCCGCAGCCTCCACCGGGGGGATTTGCACAtttgcctccaccgccgccgcctcgcctccaCCCAGCGCCGGCCCCTCCGCCCGTCCGCCCCAGATCCCACCGTGCGCCTCTCCTCTTTCTCCCGCACCGCACCGTCCCGCAGCGCAGCCACCCTCCTTTCACTACAAGCCGCCGGACCATCTCCTGCTCCTACTACCGCACCGCCGGACCGCCGAGCAGCACCCGAGCCGCCCTACCAAGCGCCCTCTCCTCACCGACGCATCATCTCCTTTCCAGCGAG GTTTGCTCATGGAATTCGACGACAGCGACCTCGTCTTCGATTTCGAGGCCGACCTCCAAGACGCCGGCTCCGACTCCTCCGTTGTGGTgggcgccgcctccgcctccaacgCATCACTCGACCCCGCCGCGGCCGGGCAGCACCATGACCAAGGCCCCGTCCGGCGGACCGTGTGCAAGTACTGGCTGAAGGGCCTGTGCATGAAGGGCCAATCCTGCGGGTACCTACACCAGTACGACCTGGACCGCATGCCGGTGTGCCACTTCTTCCGCGCCGACGGCTACTGCGACAAGCTGGATTGCATCTTTAAGCACAACGCCGAGGACGCCAAGGAGTGCACCAT GTATAACATGGGGTTTTGCCCTAATGGTCCCTGTTGCCGGCTCAGGCATGTTAAGAAACCtgggccgcctcctccggccgacGAAGTTGTCAAGAAGCTTCAGCAGATGAATCCGCGGAACTATGGCTCATCAAGTGCAACTTATCAGGCCAGAAACAATAACAGTAATCAGCCCGAGAAAGAGAGTCAAAATTTGGCTGCAAATGCTACTCCTGTAGTGAAACAACCTGCTGCACATCATGCTCAGACAGAAAACCCACAGCATGTACCACCACCACACACACAGGAGCAACAACAACATGCTCAGGTGCAAGGTGTTCCTAATGGTTCATCTGACCAAGCTACTATAACTGCAAGCCCACTTCTACAAGGGCAATCAAG GCACTCTGTTGTTAAAAGTTGCAACCAGGAGAATCTGGAAATATCAGTTCAGCAGGGTGTTTGGGCGTTCCAAAAAGGAGTAATGATGTCATTTTAA